In Hyphomicrobiales bacterium, the DNA window AGACCGACATTCACCGCTGGCCTGATGCCCTGATAGAACAGGTCGGTCTCGAGGAAGATCTGCCCGTCGGTGATCGAAATCACATTGGTCGGGATATAGGCCGACACGTCGTTGGCCTGGGTCTCGATCACCGGCAGGGCGGTGAGCGATCCGGCGCCGTTTTCCTCGTTGAGCTTGGCGGCGCGCTCGAGCAGCCGCGAATGCAGATAGAACACGTCGCCCGGATAGGCCTCGCGGCCCGGAGGGCGGCGCAGCAGCAGCGACATCTGGCGGTAGGAGACCGCCTGCTTCGACAGATCGTCATAGGCGATCACCGCGTGCATGCCGTTGTCGCGGAAGAACTCGCCCATGGCGCAGCCGGAAAACGGCGCCAGGAACTGCATCGGCGCCGGGTCCGACGCCGTGGCGGCGACGATGATCGAATAGTCGAGCGCGCCGTTTTCCTCCAGCATCTTGACGAACTGGGCGACGGTCGAGCGCTTCTGGCCGACGGCGACATAGACGCAATACAGCTTGTGGCTTTCGTCGTCGCCCTGGTTGAGCGACTTCTGGTTGAGGAAGGTGTCGAGGATGATCGCGGTCTTGCCGGTCTGGCGGTCGCCGATGACCAGCTCGCGCTGGCCGCGGCCGATCGGGATCAGCGCATCGATGGCCTTGAGGCCGGTCGACATCGGCTCATGCACCGACTTGCGCGGCATGATGCCCGGCGCCTTGACGTCGACGCGGGCGCGGGTCTTGGTCTTGATC includes these proteins:
- the atpA gene encoding F0F1 ATP synthase subunit alpha, producing the protein IKTKTRARVDVKAPGIMPRKSVHEPMSTGLKAIDALIPIGRGQRELVIGDRQTGKTAIILDTFLNQKSLNQGDDESHKLYCVYVAVGQKRSTVAQFVKMLEENGALDYSIIVAATASDPAPMQFLAPFSGCAMGEFFRDNGMHAVIAYDDLSKQAVSYRQMSLLLRRPPGREAYPGDVFYLHSRLLERAAKLNEENGAGSLTALPVIETQANDVSAYIPTNVISITDGQIFLETDLFYQGIRPAVNVGLSVSRVGSAAQVKAMKQVAGRIKGELAQYREMAAFAQFGSDLDAATQRLLNRGARLTELLKQAQFSPLKVEEQVVVIYAGVNGYLDPLPVSDAGRFEDGLLRHMRDKHQDILDTIRGEGEISEATGEKLKDAVDAFAKAFA